A genomic region of Candidatus Binataceae bacterium contains the following coding sequences:
- a CDS encoding class I SAM-dependent methyltransferase, which produces MKTLSRTSQDANPASPLARWRAESLRAITLAKSNSASTLRERTIEGLHEALLKKVKSLPHITPDTPILDIGCGSGAWMNRLAANGFAVLHGVDGDTEQFAGERGTCSAVSLDTDVDLGLGDRKFGLITSIELIEHLENPGTLFFHVARHLSDDGVFLMTTPNIHSLPCRLRFLLTGKLKDFDSKGDQTHIYPVLLTSLQRILP; this is translated from the coding sequence ATGAAAACTTTATCGCGGACGTCTCAAGATGCAAATCCGGCTTCACCTCTAGCGCGCTGGCGTGCCGAGAGCTTACGCGCAATAACTCTGGCTAAATCAAATTCGGCTTCGACTCTGAGAGAGCGCACGATCGAGGGACTTCACGAAGCCCTACTCAAAAAGGTCAAAAGTCTGCCGCACATTACTCCGGATACTCCAATCCTGGACATCGGTTGCGGTAGTGGAGCATGGATGAATCGGCTGGCGGCGAATGGATTCGCAGTGCTCCACGGTGTGGATGGGGATACCGAACAGTTCGCAGGCGAGCGAGGAACGTGTTCTGCGGTTAGCCTCGATACCGACGTGGATCTTGGGCTTGGCGACCGCAAATTCGGACTTATAACCTCTATCGAACTCATTGAACATCTGGAAAATCCGGGGACGCTTTTTTTTCACGTGGCAAGGCACCTGTCTGACGACGGAGTGTTCCTGATGACCACTCCCAACATTCATTCACTGCCGTGCCGCTTGCGATTTTTGCTCACTGGAAAATTGAAGGACTTCGATTCCAAGGGAGATCAGACCCACATATATCCAGTATTGCTAACATCGCTTCAGCGGATTCTTCCG